The [Clostridium] colinum genome includes the window TAAATTAAATTTATGTTATTAATTAGTATTATATATTATAAGGTATTTATTAATCTCTTATAAATTATAAATTTAACTTTTTTATATTAAAATTTTTAATATTTTATTATATTAGAAATATATTTAGCTATTTCTATATTACCTTTTTTATTTGGGTGTATTCCATCAAAAAACCATTGTGGTTTATCTTTCGTTAAATTATATAAATCTATTAGCTTAACGTTTGTTTCTTTAGATATAGATTTTATTATTGGGCATATTTCATTTTTTATAATATAATTTCTTATACTACTTTCATTTTTTATTTTAGCAAATGCCCTAGGTGGTGTCATAATATATATTTTAAAGTTTTTATTTATAGATTGATATTTTTTTATTAATTTTAAATACTCTTGTTTATATTTTTTTGCATTCCAATTTATTAATTTTGAATCATTAGAACCTAACATAATTATTATAATATTAGGATTTTCTTTTAAACACTTTTTTATAAACTTTGTTTTGCTATATGGATGATTGCCACTACTTAAAAGAGTACGACTACTTGCTCCATAATTTAAAACTTTATAATCTTTACCTAAATTTTTATATAATCTAGCAGGATATGTACTAAATCTTCTTCTAAATTCTACCCCTAGCCCATAAGTAATACTATCGCCAATACAAGCAATTTTGATATTACCGTTACCTATTTTTTGTACACTAGGATAACATATTTTATAAAATTTAAAACATATACTTAAAAATATTACCAAAATACCTATTATTTCTTTTGATATAAACTTTATTTTTTGTTTTATTTTCATATTTTTTATCACTCTCCAACTAATAATATATTATTTTATATTAATTATATTTATTTTGTCAATATTATAAATATTTTAATTTTGTAACACAAATGTAACATTTATATGTTATTTTATTTATTATTATAATTAAATTATAAATTTATATTCATAATAATATTATTATATATAATATTTTAAATAGCTAATTTAAAACTTTATAACTTAATAAAAACTACTTTAAATTTGGAGGTTATAGATTAACTATGAAAGAGCGTAATCTTTTATTTGATAATATGAAAGGTATATTAATATTTTTAGTAGTATTAGGCCATAGTCTAGAATTTCTAAAGCATGAGTCTGAAATTGCCAAAATAATATATACATTTATATATATTTTTCATATGCCTACATTTATTTTTATTTCTGGGTATTTTTCAAAAAATTTAGAAAAATCTCGAGATAGTGCATTTGAAAAGTTTTTAATCCCTTTTCTATTAATAACTTTGCCTTGGAATACTGCATTAGTACTTTTAGGAGTTAAAGATGTATATTCTTTTTTTATACCAGCTTGGGCTATGTGGTATTTATATAGTATGTTTGTATGGAAATTAATACTGCCATATTTATTAAAAGTAAAAAATGTATTTAAAATGTCTATTATTTTAGGTATTTTTTCTGGTCTATTTCTTGAATTTAATGCTTTTATGTCTATATCAAGAACTATTACATTTTTTCCTTATTTTTTGGCTGGATATTTTTTTAATGAAAATTTAATTGATACTTTAAAAAGTAAACCAAAATTACCTTTTATATTATGTATTTTATTTATTTTTTTTATTTCTATTTATTTTTCAATTTCAAATTTATTTCCAATAGAGTTTTTATGGTTAGATAGGTCTTTTATAGCTCTAGGATATCCTCAAAACTTAGGCTTAATGCTACGAACATTACTTTACATTTTAGGATTTTTAATGATATTTTGCTTAATAAACATTATACCTACTAAAAAATATTTTCTTAGTAAAATAGGAAAAAATACTTTATCTGTGTATCTTTTGCATATATTTTTAGTTGGAATTATTTTTGGTATTACTAATAATTTACAAAATAATTTATTAAGTTTATTTATTGCTATTGTAAGCTCAATATTAATAACTTATATATTATCGCTTGATATTGTGAATAATACTACTTCTAAATTTATTAAGTATATAATATCTAAAATTATTAATGTATAAATTTATAATTTAAAAACTAATATTAACTCTATAATAAATACTGCTTTAAATAAATAGAAATTTCAAAAAATTATAATAAAATTAAAAAATTTAAAAAATAAAGTATATTTAATTAAAATCTAATAAAATAAATTTTAACTAAAAACTATAAGTTAAAATATTCTCTATTATAATAAAATACTCTTCACGATTGTATAAAACAGTAGTTAAGCATATTTCTTGGTTATTAAGAAAAATATTACCAATACTCGTTTGGTAAAATATTTTTGAACTTTTAGGCTTAATTTATAAAAGATAATAAAAAAAGTTGTATACTATTTTTTTCTAGTAATATTTTTTCTATCACTAAAAATAGTATACACCTTTTTTAACTATTTATATTCTTCAATAACAATGCTTTCAATAATAACATCTTCTACAGGTTTATCATTATCATCTACTTTAACTTTAGCTATTTTATCAACTATATCCATACCTTCATAAACTTGTCCAAATACAGTATGATGTCCATCAAGCCAAGGAGTTCCACCAACTTCTATATATTTTTCACAAATATTTGTAGGATATATATCTTTTACTTTAATATTATTTTGTACTTCTTCTTGATTATTTATAAAATATTCTAATTCTTCTTTTACAGAACTATCTAAACTATTGTTTTGAACAATAAAAAATTGACTTCCATTTGTATTAGCTCCACTATTAGCCATACTTAAAGCACCATTAAAATGTCTTAAATCTGGTATATTTATTTCATCTTCAAAAGGTTCACCATAAATACTTTCACCACCAGCTCCCGTTCCAGTAGGGTCTCCACCTTGTATCATAAATCCATCAATAACTCTATGGAAAATAAGTCCATTATAGTATCCTTCTTTAGCATGTGTTATAAAATTTTCTACTGCTTTAGGTGCTTTATCTTTAAAAAATCTTATTTTTATATCTCCATAATTAGTTTTTAAAATAGCCACTTCTTCTCCTTGTTTTATATTAGAAAATTGTAACAATTCTTTAGATATATTTTCATTTTGTTCGCTTTGATTTTCTGTAGAATTAGTAGATTCAATACTAGTTTGTTCAGTAGTTGTTGTAGAATCTTCTTTACTGCAAGCAACATTAAACATCATAGCACCTACTAATAAAGCTAATAAAAAATTCTTTTTCATAAATTATACCTCCAATTTATATTATATATTAAATTTAAATAAAATAACTAATATATTTATATATAAATATTAACTATATAACTTTATTTTATATTTAATTACTTAATGGTTTCATAGTAGGGAATAAAAGTACATCTCTAATAGAAGGAGAATCAGTAAGTAACATAACAAGTCGGTCTATCCCCATACCTAAACCTCCTGTTGGAGGCATACCATATTCTAAAGCTAATAAGAAATCATCATCTAGCATAGTAGCTTCATCATTACCTTCTGAACGAAGTTTTTCTTGTGCTTCAAATCTTTCTCTTTGGTCAATAGGGTCATTAAGCTCAGAATAAGCATTAGCAAATTCTCTACCTACAATAAATAATTCAAATCTCTCAGTATATTCTGGGTCATTTGGCTTTCTTTTAGAAAGAGGAGATATATCTACTGGATGCTCTGTTAAAAATGTAGGTTGTATAAGGTTGTGCTCAACAAACTCATCAAAGAAAAGACTTAAAATATCACCTTTTTGATGATGTTTTTCAAATTGTATATTATGTTTTTTAGCTACTTCTCTAGCTTCTTCAATAGTATTTATTTCTCTAAAATCTACATTAGCATATTTTTTAACAGCATCTATCATAGATATTTTTTCAAATGGTTTAGATAAGTCTACTTCTGTTCCTTGATATGTTATTTTTAAAGTACCTAAAACATCTTGTGCAACAGCTTTAATTAAACCTTCTGTTAGTTCCATCATGTCATTATAATCTGCATAAGCTTGATAAAGCTCCATTAATGTAAATTCTGGATTATGCTTAACACTCATACCTTCGTTTCTAAATACACGGCCTATTTCATATACATTTTCAAAACCACCAACAATAAGACGTTTTAAAGGTAGCTCTAACGCTATACGCATATATAAGTCTAAATCTAAACTATTATGATGTGTTATAAATGGTCTAGCGTGAGCTCCACCATAAATACTTTGTAAAATAGGTGTTTCTACTTCTAAGAAATTTTTATTATCTAAATAGTTTCTAATACTTTTTATAATTTGAGAACGCTTAAAAAATGCATCTTTAACTTCAGGATTAACTATCAAATCTACATAACGTTGACGATATCTAAGGTCTTGGTCTTTAAGCCCATGAAATTTCTCTGGTAAAATTTGTAAACTTTTAGAAAGTAATGTAACACTGTGTGCTTTAATAGATATTTCATCTTTTTGAGTTTTAAACACAATACCTTTTATAGCTACAATATCACCTATATCAAATTTTTTAAACTCTAAATATTCTTCTTCACCAATTTCATTTTTACTAACGTAACTTTGAATTCTTCCGTCTCTGTCTTGTATATCACAAAAAGATGCTTTACCCATTATACGCTTGCTCATTATACGCCCAGCTACGTATACTTCTTTTTGGTCAAATTCTTCAAAATTATCTTTAATTTCTTTACTATGGTGCTTAACTTCTGCTTTTACAATTTCAAATGGGTCTTTCCCTTTTTCTCTTAGCTCTTTTAATTTATCATGTCTTATTTGTAAAAGTTCATTTAATTGTTGTGTATTTTCTGTTGTTTGATTTTCATTTGTATTTTCCATATAAAACTCTCCTAATGTATTTCTAAAATTTTAAAGCTAATTACTCCATCTGGTGTGTCAACTTCAACAGTATCACCAACTTTATGTCCTATAATACTAGCCCCAATAGGTGATTCATTTGATATTTTACCATTAAATGGGTCAGCCTCGGCAGAACCAACAATAGTATATTCTAATTCTTCCTGAAACTCATTATCAAATAATTTAATTGTATTTCCAATACTTACTGTATCTGTAACATTAGCCGAATCGATAACTTCAGCATTTCTAAGCATATTTTCTATTGTTATAATTCTAGCTTCTATCTCTGCTTGTTCCTCTTTGGCAGCGTCATATTCTGCATTTTCAGAAAGGTCTCCTTGCCCTCTAGCTTCTTTAATTTTAGCTGCAACATCTTTTCTACGTACAACCTTTAACTCTTGCAATTCTTGTTCTAAATTTTCAAGACCTTCGTGAGTTAAAATTATTTTTTTTCCTTCATTCATCTAAATGACACCCCTTAATAAATTTATATAAATATATAATAACCTAGTATATCTTTAAGATTATAAAACAACTAAAAAATATTGTCAAGAATTTTAACAAATTTAACTATTTACTTAAAAATATACTAATTTATTATTTACTATAATAGTATATAATTTTTCATATTTATATTTCAATTTTGTTTTAATAGTTAAATATCACTGTTTTATTAGTTTTTATAATATTTCTTATTTTTCTTAATCTATTCTTATACATAATATTATTTACGTTTTATTACATATATTAAGGTAAAAAGACAAAGTCTTAAATAATTTTTTTGACTTTGTCCTTTTGCTTTAATTTTTATTAATTAATATGCTTTTGCCCAATAAACCATTTTTTTAGCTGGTTTGCCACAACAAACACAAGTGTCTGTAATATTTTCTTGTTCAAATGGAATACAACGAGAACTTGCACCTGTTATTTCTTTAATTTTTTCTTCACATTCTCTATCTTCACACCACATAGCTTTTATGAACCCTTGTTTTTCTTTAAGTTGATTTTCAAATTCTTCTAAAGTTTTTACTATAAATGTATTTTCATTTCTATGATTTAAAGCTTTATTAAATAAATCTTGTTGTAAATCTTTTAACATATTATCAACTGCATCTTGTAAATCATCTAATTTTACAAAAACCTTTTCCCTATTATCTCTACGAACTAAAACACATTGGTTATTTTCTATATCACGTGGCCCTATTTCTAGTCTTAAAGGAACCCCTTTCATTTCATACTCGCTATATTTCCAACCAGCCGATTTATCTGTTAAATCTATTTTTACTCTATATTTTTTAGAAAGTAATTCTTTTAATTCTGTAGCTTTTTCTACAACACCATCTTTTTTCATATTTATAGGTAGTATAACAATTTGTATAGGAGCTACATTAGGAGGAAGAACAAGTCCATTATTATCACTATGAACCATTATAAGTCCTCCTATTAAGCGAGTAGAAATACCCCAAGATGTTTGATGTGCATATTGTAATTTATTTTCTTTGTCTGTAAATTGTATATTAAAAGCTTTAGCAAAACCATCACCAAAATTATGAGATGTTCCAGATTGAAGTGCTTTTCCATCATGCATAAGTGATTCTATTGTGTATGTTTCTTTAGCTCCTGCAAATTTTTCTTTTTCTGTTTTTTGTCCTTTAATAACTGGCATAGCTAAAAAGTCTTTACAAAAATCAGCATATATATTTAACATTCTTAATGTTTCTTCTTTTGCTTCTTCTTCAGTAGCATGTACTGTATGTCCCTCTTGCCATAAAAACTCAACGCTTCTTAAAAATGGTCTTGTTGTTTTTTCCCATCTTACAACAGAACACCACTGGTTATATAACATTGGTAAATCTCTATAAGATTGTACAATGTTTGCATAGTGGTCGCAAAATAAAGTTTCAGATGTAGGTCTAACACAAAGACGCTCTGTTAATTTTTCCGCTCCACCATATGTAACCCAAGCTACTTCTGGTGCAAATCCTTCTATATGGTCTTTTTCTTTTTGTAATAAACTCTCTGGTATAAACATAGGCATGCAAACATTTTCATGTCCAGTTTCTTTAAATTTTTTATCAAGCTCTTTTTGTATAAGCTCCCATATAGCAAAACCATAAGGTCTTAGTATCATACAACCTCTAACAGAAGAATAATCTATAAGGTCTGCCTTTTTAACAATATCTGTATACCATTGAGCAAAATCATCTTCCATAGATGTAATTTCTTTAACAAGTTTTTCTTTACACATAATATTTTTCTCCTTTAATATAAACCTATAAAATAAAAACTCAACAAAAAATTAAGGGATAAATATAGTAGTACCCCCCTTTTTTAAGTAAAACATTAATTTTTTACTATTATTTATTCGTATATGCATATAAAAATTATAAAGGTAATCTATATATTCATTATATTAATAAAATTGTTAACAATTTTAAAAAATTTATATATAAATACCCTTTTAATTAATTTTATAATATTTAATAAAAATATATACTAAAATTAATTGTATGTCAAGAATATTATATATAAAGGTATTAAGTTAAAGGATATATAAAAAATGTATATACTTTATTAAAAAATAAGTTTTTCAAAAAGTTTAAATTAACCTTAACTAAAAATATGACTTTTTCCAGATTGAACTAAGCCCCTATATAAATATATTCTACCTTTAAAAATTATAAAAAAAATGCTTTATTTTACATATCAATAAAGTTTATTTATATATAAAACCTAAATAAATAATATATTAAATTAAATGTTGACATATTTTACAATATGATATATAATATTTATGTTTTAGTGCCACTTTCAGATCCGTTAGCCCCGGGTTTCGAATATATGTATTAATAGATATCAAGGAGGAACCATAAATGAGAACAACATTTATAGCTAAAACAGCTGAAATAGAAAGAAAATGGTATGTTGTTGATGCAACAGATAAAACTTTAGGACGTCTTGCTTCAGAGGTTGCTAGTGTTTTAAGAGGTAAAAATAAACCTATTTATACACCTTTTTTAGATACAGGTGATTTTGTTATTGTTATCAATGCAGATAAAGTTAAAGTAACTGGTAAAAAATTAGACCAAAAATTATACAGAAAACATTCTGATTACGTTGGTGGTTTTAAAGAAACTACTTTAAGAGCTATGATGGATAAAAAGCCAGAAGAAGTATTTAAACTTGCTGTTAAAGGTATGTTACCTAAAAATGCTCTTGGTAGAAAAATGTTTAAAAAACTTCACGTATATTCTGGTGCAGAACATAATCATGAAGCACAAAAACCAGAAGTATTAGAATTTAATTTTTAAGGTGTATAGGAGGGTAAAAAATGTCAGCAGCTAGATATTATGGTACTGGTAGAAGAAAAAGCTCTGTTGCTAGAGTTTATTTAGTTCCAGGTAACGGAAAAATAACTATAAATAAAAGAGATATAGATGAGTATTTTGGTCTTGATACTTTAAAGCTTATTATTAGACAACCATTAGAATTAACTAGCACTACTACTAAGTTTGATGTTTTAGTTAATGTTAAAGGTGGAGGTACTACTGGTCAAGCAGGTGCTATAAGACACGGTATTTCTAGAGCGTTAATTCAAGCAGATAGCGATTTAAGATCTTCTCTTAAAAAAGCTGGTTTCTTAACAAGGGACCCAAGAATGAAAGAAAGAAAAAAATACGGCTTAAAAGCAGCTCGTCGTGCTCCACAGTTCTCAAAACGTTAGTTTTTACTATCAATTGTTTAAAACCTCAGAAAATAAGTTTTCTGAGGTTTTTTATATGAATATATAAATATTTGGTTGTTTACCATTTTTAGTGATATAAAAAATATAAACAATTAAAAAATATTTTATAAATAAAAGATAGAAAATTACTACTAAAAAACCTAATTTATAAATTTAAAAAAATTATCGCTAATTTTGACAAACAACCAATTATCATTTTTAAATACAACTTAAAATAGAAAAATTTCTAATATTTCAATACTTATATATTTGCCTTTGTCAAAGTAAATATAAACTCACTTCCCTTGTTAGGTTCACTTTTAAGCTCTATACTTTCACCTTGAGATAATATAAAATCTTTTACAATAGAAAGCCCTAAACCACTTCCTTTTTTATCTTTACCTCTAGAATAATCTGCTTTATAAAATCTATCAAATATTCTTTTTTGATCTTCAATAGATATACCATAGCCTTCATCTTTTATAGACACAAAAACTTTGTTATTTTTAATATTTGTAGATATAAAAATAGATTTATTATCCTCAGTAAATTTTATAGCGTTATCTATAAGATTGTAAATTACTCTCTGTATTTTTTGAATATCTGCAAATACAAATGTTTCTTTTTCCCCAAAAGATATTTTTATATCTAAATTTTTATTAACTACTCTAGCTTCAAAACTTATTATAATTTTTCTTATAAGCTCATTTATATCAAAAATAATATTTTTTTCTTTTGTATCAATATCTTCTAGTTTATTTATATCTAGTATATTATTTGCAAGAACTGTTAACCTTTCAGTTTCTTCTAAAACTATGTTAATATATTTTTCTTTTTTTTCTTCTGGTATAGTTCCGTCTATAATAGCTTGTAAAAATCCTCTCATAGATGTTAAAGGAGAACGTATATCATGAGATATATTTGATATAAACTCTCGTCTTCTTTTTTCTTGCTCATCTAAATTTTGAGCCATGTCATTTAACACTGTTGCTAACTGCCCTATTTCATCTTTACTATCTATATATATACGCTTTTTAAAATCTCCACTAGCCATTATTTTTGCTGCTTTATTTATTTCTATAAGTGGAAGACTAATTTTTTTTGAAAAAAGATAAACTAAAATAAACGCTCCTATTATAGCAAATACGGTAAATAATATTATTATTTGATATGATTTTTCAACTGTTAAAAATAAATCTGTTACAGGCGTATTTATAAATATTGTCCCTATATAGTTTTCATTTATTACCATTGGTCTTGCTATACTAAGCATAGTTTCATCAAATATACCATTCATAGTCCCTCTTATTTCATAATATGAATTATTTTTAGGCTCATTTAAAATTTTGTCTAAATCTATTTTTTCATTATTCCATTTTTTATCTATATCATTAGATATTATTTTAATAACATCTTCATTATCTACGAAAATAAAACTAGAATTTAAATATTCTTCTAATATTTCTATTTCACTTTGAAGTGCTAGTAAACCATATCTTCCATTTAAAAAATATGCTTGCTTAAATGTTTTTGATATTTTTTTACTTTGTTCTACAAGTAATTCTGTTTTTTGTTCTACAAAAAATGAACTAAAAGCTTTAGTAAGCCCTGCCCCTAACAATGCAAAACTTATCATAAGAACAAAAGATTGCATAAAAAATTGTTTTTTAAATAATGTATTCATAAAAATCATCCTTTTTATAGTATAAATTTATATACATTATACTATAAAATATTTTTATTGAAAATAGATTTATATTCTAATTAACGTAAATTTAACATATAATCTATTGCTAGAGGAGGTAGATTTATATGAAAAAAAACAAATATAAGCCTGTTTTTATAAAATCTATTAAAAATTATTTAACAAACAATGTCGAATTACCTAATGAAATAATCTTAAATATACCACTTATAACTATTGTTGGTCGCTCTAAAATATTGATTGAGAATTTTAAAAATATATCTCAATATTCAAATGAGATAATAAAAATAAACACAAATTGTGGAGTTTTTAAAGTAACCGGCAAAAATCTTTTTTTAAAAGAACTTAATAAAAATAAAATACTTATAAAAGGTACTTTAACACAATTTGAATTTATGTAGGTTGGTGAAATAATGTTTAAATTTATATGGAATTACTTTAAAGGATATGTTATTATAAAAGTTACAGGGTTTTCTATTGAAAGATTTTTAAATTTATGTTTAAATAAAAATATAATTTTATCTAAAATAGAAGAAACTAATGACGGTATTATGTGTATGGTATCTATAAAAGATTTTAAAAATTTAAAACCTATATCTAAAAAAACTGGTTGTAAATATAAAATCATATTAAAATATGGTATGCCTTTTTATATATTTAAAAATAGAAAAAGAAAAATGTTTTTAATCGGTGCTATATTTTTTGTATTTTTATTATACTATTTTTCATCTTTTATATGGACAATACAAGTCGTTGGTAATGATAAAATTGACAATAATCAAATTTTAAATTTTTGTGAAGAAAAAGGTCTTCATTTAGGTTCATATAAAAGAAAAATTAATACAAAGCTAATAGAGGCTGATATTAAAAATAATTTTAGTTCTATATCTTGGGTTAATATACAAATTATGGGTACTAAAGCTACAATTAAATTATCTGAAAATATACAAACCCAAAATACTATTGAAAATAATGAACCTTGTGATATAATAGCTAAAGAAACTGGTGTTATAACAAATATTGTTACAAGAACAGGACGACCTCTTGTAAAAGCTAAAGATGTTGTACAAAAAGGAGAAATTTTAGTATCTGGTGAAATTTTTTTAAAAGACGGTGATGAAATAAAAGGTACTTATAATACTTATTCTGATGCTGATATAAGAGCTAAAGTTGAAAAAGAAATAACTGTTAATGTCCCATTTGAATATTATGTAAAAGAACATACTGGACAGAAAAAAACTACCTATAATTTATTAGCATTTAATAAAAACTTTTCTTTAAATTTGTTTAATAAAAATATTAATTATACATATTATGATACAGTTATATCTAGAAATCAATTAAAACTTTCTGAAAATTTTTATTTACCTTTTATTATTAAAAAAACACAATATAAAGAGTATATACCTAAGAAAAAAACATATTCTATAGATGAAGCTAAACTATATGCTAATAAACTTATATTAGAAAAAATAACAAAAGAAATTGATTTTTCTTCTGATATATTAAGCAAAGAAATTACTTATAAAGAAGAAAAAAATCAATTAATAGCTACTGCTAAACTAACATTAATACAAGATATATGTGAAAAAGCACCTATAAGTATTAGCTACCACAATGAAGGGAGTAATTTAGAAAATGGAACAAATGAAAATTCAAATAGCCAATAGTCAAATTTTAAATATTTTTGGACAATATGATGTAAATATAAAAAAAATTGAACGTAGTTTTGCCGTAAACATAGTAAATAGAGGAGAAGATATAATAATATCTGGTAGTAAATATTCTTTAAAAAAGGCTGAAAAGGTATTAAAATCTCTTATATCAATAGCAAATCGTGGTGAAGAAATAACAGAACAATCTATAAATTACCTTATAGCTCAAGTTGAAGACGAAAACTTTGATGATATAGAAAAAATAAATGATGATTTTATATGTGTTAATATTGCTGGTCGTCCTGTAAAGCCAAAAACTATTGGTCAAAAAACTTATGTAGATACTATTAGAAAAAATACTATTGTATTTGGAATAGGTCCTGCTGGTACTGGTAAAACATATTTAGCAATGGCTATGGCAATTACTGCTTTTAAAAATAACGAAGTAAATCGTATTATTTTAACTAGACCAGCGATAGAAGCAGGCGAACATCTTGGATTTTTACCTGGTGATTTACAACAAAAAGTTGACCCATATTTAAGACCATTATATGATGCTTTATACGATATAATGGGGGTTGAAAATTTCCAAAAAAATATGGAAAAAGGTGCTATTGAGGTTGCTCCCCTAGCCTATATGCGTGGTAGAACATTAGATAATGCTT containing:
- a CDS encoding DUF459 domain-containing protein, translated to MKIKQKIKFISKEIIGILVIFLSICFKFYKICYPSVQKIGNGNIKIACIGDSITYGLGVEFRRRFSTYPARLYKNLGKDYKVLNYGASSRTLLSSGNHPYSKTKFIKKCLKENPNIIIIMLGSNDSKLINWNAKKYKQEYLKLIKKYQSINKNFKIYIMTPPRAFAKIKNESSIRNYIIKNEICPIIKSISKETNVKLIDLYNLTKDKPQWFFDGIHPNKKGNIEIAKYISNIIKY
- a CDS encoding acyltransferase family protein gives rise to the protein MKERNLLFDNMKGILIFLVVLGHSLEFLKHESEIAKIIYTFIYIFHMPTFIFISGYFSKNLEKSRDSAFEKFLIPFLLITLPWNTALVLLGVKDVYSFFIPAWAMWYLYSMFVWKLILPYLLKVKNVFKMSIILGIFSGLFLEFNAFMSISRTITFFPYFLAGYFFNENLIDTLKSKPKLPFILCILFIFFISIYFSISNLFPIEFLWLDRSFIALGYPQNLGLMLRTLLYILGFLMIFCLINIIPTKKYFLSKIGKNTLSVYLLHIFLVGIIFGITNNLQNNLLSLFIAIVSSILITYILSLDIVNNTTSKFIKYIISKIINV
- a CDS encoding peptidylprolyl isomerase; protein product: MKKNFLLALLVGAMMFNVACSKEDSTTTTEQTSIESTNSTENQSEQNENISKELLQFSNIKQGEEVAILKTNYGDIKIRFFKDKAPKAVENFITHAKEGYYNGLIFHRVIDGFMIQGGDPTGTGAGGESIYGEPFEDEINIPDLRHFNGALSMANSGANTNGSQFFIVQNNSLDSSVKEELEYFINNQEEVQNNIKVKDIYPTNICEKYIEVGGTPWLDGHHTVFGQVYEGMDIVDKIAKVKVDDNDKPVEDVIIESIVIEEYK
- the greA gene encoding transcription elongation factor GreA encodes the protein MNEGKKIILTHEGLENLEQELQELKVVRRKDVAAKIKEARGQGDLSENAEYDAAKEEQAEIEARIITIENMLRNAEVIDSANVTDTVSIGNTIKLFDNEFQEELEYTIVGSAEADPFNGKISNESPIGASIIGHKVGDTVEVDTPDGVISFKILEIH
- the proS gene encoding proline--tRNA ligase, whose translation is MCKEKLVKEITSMEDDFAQWYTDIVKKADLIDYSSVRGCMILRPYGFAIWELIQKELDKKFKETGHENVCMPMFIPESLLQKEKDHIEGFAPEVAWVTYGGAEKLTERLCVRPTSETLFCDHYANIVQSYRDLPMLYNQWCSVVRWEKTTRPFLRSVEFLWQEGHTVHATEEEAKEETLRMLNIYADFCKDFLAMPVIKGQKTEKEKFAGAKETYTIESLMHDGKALQSGTSHNFGDGFAKAFNIQFTDKENKLQYAHQTSWGISTRLIGGLIMVHSDNNGLVLPPNVAPIQIVILPINMKKDGVVEKATELKELLSKKYRVKIDLTDKSAGWKYSEYEMKGVPLRLEIGPRDIENNQCVLVRRDNREKVFVKLDDLQDAVDNMLKDLQQDLFNKALNHRNENTFIVKTLEEFENQLKEKQGFIKAMWCEDRECEEKIKEITGASSRCIPFEQENITDTCVCCGKPAKKMVYWAKAY
- the rplM gene encoding 50S ribosomal protein L13; the protein is MRTTFIAKTAEIERKWYVVDATDKTLGRLASEVASVLRGKNKPIYTPFLDTGDFVIVINADKVKVTGKKLDQKLYRKHSDYVGGFKETTLRAMMDKKPEEVFKLAVKGMLPKNALGRKMFKKLHVYSGAEHNHEAQKPEVLEFNF
- the rpsI gene encoding 30S ribosomal protein S9, with the protein product MSAARYYGTGRRKSSVARVYLVPGNGKITINKRDIDEYFGLDTLKLIIRQPLELTSTTTKFDVLVNVKGGGTTGQAGAIRHGISRALIQADSDLRSSLKKAGFLTRDPRMKERKKYGLKAARRAPQFSKR
- a CDS encoding sensor histidine kinase encodes the protein MNTLFKKQFFMQSFVLMISFALLGAGLTKAFSSFFVEQKTELLVEQSKKISKTFKQAYFLNGRYGLLALQSEIEILEEYLNSSFIFVDNEDVIKIISNDIDKKWNNEKIDLDKILNEPKNNSYYEIRGTMNGIFDETMLSIARPMVINENYIGTIFINTPVTDLFLTVEKSYQIIILFTVFAIIGAFILVYLFSKKISLPLIEINKAAKIMASGDFKKRIYIDSKDEIGQLATVLNDMAQNLDEQEKRRREFISNISHDIRSPLTSMRGFLQAIIDGTIPEEKKEKYINIVLEETERLTVLANNILDINKLEDIDTKEKNIIFDINELIRKIIISFEARVVNKNLDIKISFGEKETFVFADIQKIQRVIYNLIDNAIKFTEDNKSIFISTNIKNNKVFVSIKDEGYGISIEDQKRIFDRFYKADYSRGKDKKGSGLGLSIVKDFILSQGESIELKSEPNKGSEFIFTLTKANI
- a CDS encoding YabP/YqfC family sporulation protein, which translates into the protein MKKNKYKPVFIKSIKNYLTNNVELPNEIILNIPLITIVGRSKILIENFKNISQYSNEIIKINTNCGVFKVTGKNLFLKELNKNKILIKGTLTQFEFM
- the yqfD gene encoding sporulation protein YqfD, whose amino-acid sequence is MFKFIWNYFKGYVIIKVTGFSIERFLNLCLNKNIILSKIEETNDGIMCMVSIKDFKNLKPISKKTGCKYKIILKYGMPFYIFKNRKRKMFLIGAIFFVFLLYYFSSFIWTIQVVGNDKIDNNQILNFCEEKGLHLGSYKRKINTKLIEADIKNNFSSISWVNIQIMGTKATIKLSENIQTQNTIENNEPCDIIAKETGVITNIVTRTGRPLVKAKDVVQKGEILVSGEIFLKDGDEIKGTYNTYSDADIRAKVEKEITVNVPFEYYVKEHTGQKKTTYNLLAFNKNFSLNLFNKNINYTYYDTVISRNQLKLSENFYLPFIIKKTQYKEYIPKKKTYSIDEAKLYANKLILEKITKEIDFSSDILSKEITYKEEKNQLIATAKLTLIQDICEKAPISISYHNEGSNLENGTNENSNSQ